Proteins from one Stenotrophomonas aracearum genomic window:
- a CDS encoding UPF0149 family protein, translating into MTELPSVNDVNQASQAAGLGANAAELHGGLCGWLSAGGAPVREWPARVLADDNAPTPVDGDALDQLRVASVAQLEDRDFAFELLLTDSEDTAAQADALFTWARAFLGGFGLGSGSKRPTLSEEGEEALTDLAKLAQASSEDFESGNDDDEDALAEIEEFIRVAALLLHGDCVMAARHRQRLN; encoded by the coding sequence ATGACCGAACTTCCGAGTGTCAACGACGTGAACCAGGCCAGCCAGGCGGCCGGCCTGGGTGCCAATGCAGCCGAGCTGCACGGCGGCCTGTGCGGCTGGCTGTCGGCCGGCGGCGCACCCGTGCGCGAATGGCCGGCGCGGGTGCTGGCCGACGACAACGCGCCAACGCCGGTCGACGGCGATGCGCTCGACCAGCTCCGCGTTGCCAGCGTGGCGCAGCTGGAGGACCGCGACTTCGCCTTCGAACTGCTGCTGACCGACAGCGAGGACACCGCCGCGCAGGCCGACGCGCTGTTTACCTGGGCGCGCGCGTTCCTCGGCGGTTTCGGCCTGGGGTCGGGCAGCAAGCGACCGACCCTCTCCGAAGAAGGCGAAGAAGCGCTCACCGACCTGGCCAAGCTGGCCCAGGCCTCCAGCGAGGACTTCGAAAGCGGCAACGACGACGACGAGGACGCGCTGGCCGAGATCGAAGAATTCATCCGCGTGGCGGCACTGCTGCTGCACGGCGACTGCGTGATGGCCGCGCGCCACCGGCAGCGCCTGAACTGA
- a CDS encoding TIGR02449 family protein, whose product MEPSDAIAQLQAFAARVEALLERNQRLAEENRSLRHQQETLVNERSQLLAKNEQARSRVEAMITRLKSLEQHT is encoded by the coding sequence ATGGAACCTTCCGATGCCATCGCCCAGTTGCAGGCCTTTGCCGCCCGGGTAGAGGCGTTGCTGGAGCGCAACCAGCGCCTGGCCGAGGAGAACCGCAGCCTGCGCCACCAGCAGGAGACGCTGGTCAACGAGCGCTCGCAGCTGCTGGCCAAGAACGAGCAGGCCCGCTCCCGGGTGGAAGCGATGATCACCCGGCTCAAATCGCTGGAGCAGCACACATGA
- a CDS encoding cell division protein ZapA has protein sequence MSQNEPVSVRILDREYTVGVGADERESLTAAARLLDAKMREIRGSNRMAAVDRIAVLAALNLAHELQQLRDDHARQAVALQQTLADLNRRLDRAIDGA, from the coding sequence ATGAGCCAGAACGAACCGGTCAGCGTCCGCATCCTGGACCGCGAGTACACGGTGGGCGTGGGCGCGGACGAACGCGAAAGCCTGACCGCCGCCGCGCGCCTGCTCGATGCCAAGATGCGCGAGATCCGCGGCAGCAACCGCATGGCTGCGGTCGACCGCATCGCGGTGCTGGCCGCGCTCAACCTGGCCCATGAACTGCAGCAGCTGCGTGATGACCACGCGCGCCAGGCGGTGGCCCTGCAGCAGACGCTTGCCGATCTGAACAGGCGCCTGGACCGCGCCATCGACGGCGCGTGA
- a CDS encoding 5-formyltetrahydrofolate cyclo-ligase codes for MTDPRSALRQQLRQRRRDIPAAQRLAAAEQLADALLALPFAPTHGHVAGYWALDGEIALHRWQMRLPDSVRYCLPVLDGDTLRFAPWRPGQPLTANRFGIPEPDIAIADTLAPAQMTLVAAPLVGFDTLCRRLGMGGGWYDRSFAFRQQRPAPPWLVGVGFSVQQVDDLPVQPWDVGVDAICTDAATHFPVPNDPE; via the coding sequence ATGACCGACCCGCGCTCCGCACTGCGCCAGCAGTTGCGCCAACGCCGCCGAGACATTCCCGCCGCGCAGCGCCTGGCCGCCGCCGAACAGCTCGCCGATGCCCTGCTTGCCCTGCCCTTCGCGCCCACCCATGGCCACGTGGCCGGGTACTGGGCGCTGGATGGCGAGATCGCCCTGCACCGCTGGCAGATGCGCCTGCCCGACAGCGTGCGCTACTGCCTGCCGGTGCTGGACGGCGACACGCTGCGCTTCGCGCCGTGGCGCCCGGGCCAGCCGCTGACCGCCAACCGCTTCGGCATTCCCGAACCCGACATTGCCATTGCCGACACGCTGGCGCCGGCGCAGATGACGCTGGTGGCCGCGCCGCTGGTGGGCTTCGACACGCTGTGCCGGCGGCTCGGCATGGGAGGCGGCTGGTATGATCGCAGCTTCGCATTCCGCCAGCAGCGCCCGGCCCCGCCGTGGCTGGTGGGCGTCGGTTTTTCGGTGCAGCAGGTCGACGACCTGCCGGTGCAGCCGTGGGACGTCGGCGTGGATGCGATCTGTACCGACGCTGCCACCCATTTCCCCGTACCGAACGATCCCGAATGA
- a CDS encoding EVE domain-containing protein codes for MTARKRYWLMKSEPDAFSIDDLKRVGQEPWNGVRNYQARNFMRDGMKVGDGILFYHSNTKVPGIVGLATVATEAYPDDTQFDPKSDYYDPKATRETPRWLLVDVAFERKLRDTISLDEIKLHADALGEGFALTARGNRLSIVPVTAAQWKLLLSLEKH; via the coding sequence ATGACCGCACGCAAGCGCTACTGGCTGATGAAGTCCGAACCGGACGCCTTTTCCATCGACGACCTCAAGCGCGTGGGCCAGGAACCCTGGAACGGCGTGCGCAACTACCAGGCGCGCAACTTCATGCGCGACGGCATGAAGGTCGGCGACGGCATCCTGTTCTACCACTCCAATACCAAGGTGCCCGGCATCGTCGGGCTGGCCACGGTCGCGACCGAAGCGTACCCGGACGACACCCAGTTCGATCCGAAATCCGACTACTACGACCCCAAGGCCACCCGCGAAACGCCGCGCTGGCTGCTCGTGGACGTGGCCTTCGAGCGCAAGCTGCGCGACACCATTTCGCTGGACGAGATCAAGCTGCATGCCGACGCCCTGGGCGAAGGCTTCGCGCTTACCGCGCGCGGCAACCGCCTCTCGATCGTCCCGGTGACCGCCGCGCAGTGGAAGCTGCTGCTGTCGCTCGAAAAGCACTGA
- the rpiA gene encoding ribose-5-phosphate isomerase RpiA → MSEAKRLAAEKALEYVEDGMIVGVGTGSTVAYFIDGLARIQHRIKATVSSSEQSTARLRQHGIEVMELNHTGNLSLYVDGADECDGNKCLIKGGGAALTREKIIAEASERFVCIVDPSKQVPVLGRFPLPVEVIPMARSLVARRIMDMTGGQPAWREGVITDNGNQILDIHHLQITDPVALERELNQLPGVVCVGLFARRPADVVIVGGEPPKVF, encoded by the coding sequence ATGTCCGAAGCCAAACGCCTCGCCGCAGAGAAAGCCCTGGAATACGTCGAAGACGGCATGATCGTCGGGGTCGGCACCGGTTCCACCGTTGCCTACTTCATCGACGGCCTGGCCCGCATCCAGCACCGCATCAAGGCCACCGTGTCCAGCTCCGAGCAGAGCACCGCGCGCCTGCGCCAGCACGGCATCGAGGTGATGGAACTGAACCACACCGGCAACCTGTCGCTGTACGTGGACGGCGCCGACGAGTGCGACGGCAACAAGTGCCTGATCAAGGGCGGCGGCGCCGCACTGACCCGCGAGAAGATCATCGCCGAGGCCAGCGAGCGCTTCGTGTGCATCGTCGACCCGAGCAAGCAGGTGCCGGTACTGGGCCGCTTCCCGCTGCCCGTGGAAGTGATTCCGATGGCACGCAGCCTGGTCGCACGCCGGATCATGGACATGACCGGCGGCCAGCCGGCCTGGCGCGAAGGCGTCATCACCGACAACGGCAACCAGATCCTGGACATCCACCACCTGCAGATCACCGACCCGGTGGCGCTGGAACGCGAACTCAACCAGCTGCCCGGCGTGGTCTGCGTGGGCCTGTTCGCGCGCCGCCCGGCCGACGTGGTGATTGTTGGCGGCGAACCGCCGAAGGTGTTCTGA
- a CDS encoding DUF192 domain-containing protein: MRLMRLLLPLLLLLTLSGCASTGASHWVELGGARYQVELATNDESRARGLMFRDEMPADHGMLFLHERQELQAYWMKNTKIALDILYFDDQRRLVSQQRDVPPCSAGDRCPPYPSSGPARYVLELNAGQAEKLGLQDGAQLTFGPGIADQP, from the coding sequence ATGCGCTTGATGCGCCTGCTGTTGCCGTTGCTGTTGCTGCTTACCTTGTCCGGCTGCGCCAGCACCGGCGCCAGCCATTGGGTGGAACTGGGCGGTGCCCGTTACCAGGTCGAACTGGCCACCAATGACGAATCGCGCGCGCGCGGGCTGATGTTCCGCGACGAGATGCCGGCCGACCACGGCATGCTGTTCCTGCATGAGCGCCAGGAGCTGCAGGCGTACTGGATGAAGAACACCAAAATCGCGCTGGACATCCTGTATTTCGATGACCAGCGCCGCCTGGTCAGCCAGCAGCGCGACGTGCCGCCGTGTTCGGCCGGCGACCGCTGCCCGCCCTACCCCAGCAGCGGCCCGGCCCGCTACGTGCTGGAGCTCAATGCCGGCCAGGCCGAGAAACTGGGCCTGCAGGACGGGGCCCAGCTCACCTTCGGCCCCGGCATCGCCGACCAGCCCTGA
- a CDS encoding SirB1 family protein — translation MQGHMTLPAWDSLAELDDEALPLLPTALLIARDEYPDLDPQVYDALVQSHADHLRSEVDTIAHWPLKIAAVNRHLFDELGYGGDHGEYYDPRNSYLNQVFERRLGNPISLAMVQMEVARRLGIPLDGVSFPGHFLVRLPVDDGMLVMDPFNGGRPLDVEELRERARSHLGGETPDDQVLAQILDAAPARAILMRMLRNLHGVYAERSEWDRAARSADRLLKLAPEQDDALRDRGLAYLQLDYEAGARHDLGLYLQRNGQANDAQWVREKLIEMGGRVPRLH, via the coding sequence ATGCAGGGGCACATGACATTGCCGGCGTGGGACTCCCTGGCCGAACTGGACGACGAGGCGCTGCCGCTGTTGCCCACGGCCCTGCTGATCGCGCGCGACGAGTACCCCGACCTGGACCCGCAGGTCTACGACGCGCTGGTGCAGAGCCACGCCGACCACCTGCGCAGCGAGGTGGACACCATCGCGCACTGGCCGCTCAAGATCGCTGCGGTGAATCGCCACCTGTTCGACGAGCTCGGCTACGGCGGCGACCACGGCGAGTATTACGACCCGCGCAACAGTTACCTCAACCAGGTGTTCGAACGCCGCCTGGGCAACCCGATCTCGCTGGCCATGGTGCAGATGGAAGTGGCCCGACGCCTGGGCATTCCGCTGGACGGCGTGTCGTTCCCGGGGCACTTCCTGGTGCGGCTGCCGGTCGACGACGGGATGCTGGTGATGGACCCGTTCAACGGCGGCCGGCCGCTGGACGTGGAAGAGCTGCGCGAACGCGCGCGTTCGCACCTCGGCGGCGAGACGCCGGATGACCAGGTGCTGGCGCAGATCCTGGACGCGGCGCCGGCGCGCGCGATCCTGATGCGCATGCTGCGCAACCTGCACGGGGTGTATGCCGAGCGCAGTGAATGGGACCGCGCCGCGCGCAGTGCCGACCGCCTGCTGAAGCTGGCCCCGGAGCAGGACGACGCCCTGCGCGATCGGGGGCTGGCGTATCTGCAGCTGGATTACGAAGCCGGCGCCCGCCACGACCTGGGGCTGTACCTGCAGCGCAATGGCCAGGCCAATGACGCGCAGTGGGTCCGGGAGAAGCTGATCGAGATGGGTGGCCGGGTACCGCGGTTACATTAG
- a CDS encoding rubredoxin: MTDATATTFRTWMCVVCGFIYKEADGLPEEGIAPGTAWEDVPDTWTCPDCGVTKDDFEMVEID, encoded by the coding sequence ATGACCGACGCCACCGCCACCACCTTCCGCACCTGGATGTGCGTTGTCTGCGGCTTCATCTACAAGGAGGCCGACGGCCTGCCCGAAGAGGGCATCGCCCCTGGCACCGCGTGGGAAGACGTGCCCGACACCTGGACCTGCCCGGACTGCGGCGTGACCAAAGACGATTTCGAGATGGTCGAGATCGACTAA
- the thiE gene encoding thiamine phosphate synthase: protein MTAPASPSAPVRGVYLITPDDADTARLLARVEPLLAAGPTWLQYRNKTASSDLRHEQARALQALCAAHAVPLIINDDPALALAVGAAGVHLGGTDGDVGAARALLGPQAIIGASCYDQLGNAERAVAAGASYVAFGAFFPTTTKVTSSRAHPDLLRQSAALGVPRVAIGGLSPDNVGPLIDAGADLLAVVSGVFAATDPVATLRAYLARFQEPSA, encoded by the coding sequence ATGACAGCCCCTGCTTCCCCGTCCGCGCCCGTGCGCGGCGTGTACCTGATCACCCCCGACGACGCCGACACCGCCCGCCTGCTGGCGCGGGTCGAGCCCCTGCTGGCGGCCGGCCCGACCTGGCTGCAGTACCGCAACAAGACCGCCAGCAGCGACCTGCGGCACGAACAGGCGCGGGCCCTGCAGGCACTGTGCGCCGCGCACGCGGTGCCGCTGATCATCAATGACGACCCGGCGCTGGCGCTGGCGGTCGGCGCGGCCGGCGTCCACCTGGGCGGCACCGACGGCGACGTCGGCGCGGCCCGCGCCCTGCTCGGCCCGCAGGCCATCATCGGTGCCTCCTGCTACGACCAGCTGGGCAACGCCGAGCGCGCGGTGGCCGCCGGGGCCAGCTACGTGGCCTTCGGCGCGTTCTTCCCGACCACCACCAAGGTCACCAGCAGCCGCGCCCACCCGGACCTGCTGCGGCAAAGCGCCGCACTGGGCGTGCCACGGGTGGCGATCGGGGGGCTGAGCCCGGACAATGTGGGCCCGCTCATCGACGCCGGCGCCGACCTGCTGGCCGTGGTCAGTGGCGTGTTCGCCGCCACTGACCCGGTCGCCACGCTGCGCGCCTACCTCGCCCGTTTCCAGGAACCTTCCGCATGA
- the hemL gene encoding glutamate-1-semialdehyde 2,1-aminomutase yields the protein MNHDQSHALFTRAQALLPGGVNSPVRAFKSVGGEPFFVERADGPYLYDVDGNRYIDYVGSWGPMIVGHNHATVRQAVKQAINNGLSFGAPCAAEVTMAETLTRLVPSCEMVRMVNSGTEATLSAIRLARGATGRNRIVKFEGCYHGHGDSFLVKAGSGMLTLGVPTSPGVPAGLSELTLTLPYNDFEAATALFAEQGADIAGLIIEPVVGNANCIPPRDGYLQHLRALCTQYGAVLIFDEVMTGFRVALGGAQAHYGITPDLTTFGKIIGGGMPVGAYGGRRELMSQIAPAGPIYQAGTLSGNPVAMAAGLAMLELVQAPGFHDRLSAASARLCAGLEAAAAEAGVAVTTNQVGAMFGLFFTDQKVETYAQATACDVAAFNQFFHAMLERGVFLAPSAYEAGFLSSAHDDAIIDATLDAAREAFKVVKAG from the coding sequence ATGAACCACGACCAGTCCCACGCCCTGTTCACCCGCGCCCAGGCCCTGCTGCCGGGCGGCGTCAATTCGCCGGTGCGCGCGTTCAAGTCGGTGGGCGGCGAGCCGTTCTTCGTCGAACGCGCTGACGGCCCGTACCTGTACGACGTGGATGGCAACCGCTACATCGACTACGTGGGCTCGTGGGGCCCGATGATCGTCGGCCACAACCACGCCACGGTGCGCCAGGCGGTGAAGCAGGCGATCAACAACGGCCTGTCGTTCGGCGCGCCGTGCGCGGCCGAGGTGACCATGGCCGAGACCCTGACCCGGTTGGTGCCGTCGTGCGAGATGGTGCGCATGGTCAACTCCGGGACCGAGGCGACCCTGTCGGCGATCCGGCTGGCGCGCGGTGCCACCGGCCGCAACCGCATCGTCAAGTTCGAAGGGTGCTACCACGGCCACGGGGACTCGTTCCTGGTCAAGGCCGGCAGCGGCATGCTGACCCTGGGCGTGCCGACCTCGCCGGGCGTGCCGGCCGGGCTGAGCGAGCTGACCCTGACCCTGCCCTACAATGACTTCGAGGCCGCCACCGCGCTGTTCGCCGAACAGGGCGCGGACATCGCCGGCCTGATCATCGAACCGGTGGTGGGCAACGCCAACTGCATTCCGCCGCGCGACGGTTACCTGCAGCACCTGCGTGCGCTGTGCACGCAGTACGGCGCGGTGCTGATCTTCGATGAAGTGATGACCGGCTTCCGCGTGGCCCTGGGGGGCGCGCAGGCGCACTACGGGATCACTCCGGACCTGACCACCTTCGGCAAGATCATCGGCGGCGGCATGCCGGTGGGCGCCTATGGCGGCCGCCGTGAGCTGATGTCGCAGATCGCACCGGCCGGCCCGATCTACCAGGCCGGTACGCTGAGCGGCAACCCGGTGGCAATGGCGGCCGGCCTGGCGATGCTGGAACTGGTGCAGGCACCGGGCTTCCACGACCGACTCTCCGCCGCCAGCGCGCGCCTGTGCGCCGGGCTGGAAGCAGCCGCGGCCGAGGCCGGCGTGGCGGTGACCACCAACCAGGTGGGCGCGATGTTCGGGTTGTTCTTCACCGACCAGAAGGTGGAAACCTACGCGCAGGCGACCGCGTGCGATGTTGCGGCGTTCAACCAGTTCTTCCACGCCATGCTGGAGCGTGGCGTGTTCCTGGCGCCGTCGGCGTATGAGGCCGGGTTCCTGTCGAGCGCGCATGACGACGCGATCATCGACGCGACCCTGGACGCGGCCCGCGAGGCGTTCAAGGTGGTCAAGGCGGGTTGA
- the azu gene encoding azurin, protein MEIAVKLLVPVLLAGLALAPAAQARMCAVNLDSTDQMSFSQKEIKVAGDCTQVKLTLRHTGKLAATAMGHNWVLTRTADYQPVAMAGMRMTLADSYLPKKDARVLAHTAVIGGGQTTSVTFSTAALRKGGDYTFFCSFPGHFAMMKGRLVFG, encoded by the coding sequence ATGGAGATCGCCGTGAAACTGCTTGTTCCCGTGTTGCTCGCTGGCCTCGCCCTGGCCCCTGCCGCGCAGGCGCGCATGTGCGCGGTGAACCTGGACAGTACCGACCAGATGAGCTTCAGCCAGAAGGAGATCAAGGTTGCCGGCGACTGCACGCAGGTGAAGCTGACCCTGCGCCACACCGGCAAGCTGGCGGCCACCGCGATGGGGCACAACTGGGTCCTGACCCGTACGGCGGATTACCAACCGGTGGCGATGGCGGGCATGCGCATGACCCTGGCCGACAGCTACCTGCCGAAGAAGGATGCACGGGTGTTGGCGCACACCGCCGTGATCGGCGGCGGACAGACCACCAGCGTCACCTTCTCCACCGCCGCGTTGCGCAAGGGGGGCGATTACACCTTCTTCTGCTCGTTCCCCGGGCATTTCGCGATGATGAAAGGCCGCCTGGTCTTCGGTTGA
- a CDS encoding HAD-IA family hydrolase, with protein MRVALDCLLLDFDGVLVNYARHLRVRHLAEACRRTPAEVQAALFDSGLERRHDEGMDSSAYLQELSATLGTEISVAQWQAARIAASPPQHGVIERVQRIAGALPIAILTNNGALMAKTIPQILPGLAAALDGRILCSGELGGRKPDPTVFLHAVDRLNARPTHTLFVDDLFVNVRGARQAGLHADTAHGSRSFGKLMHRFGLDA; from the coding sequence ATGCGCGTCGCCCTGGACTGCCTGCTGCTGGATTTCGACGGCGTGCTGGTCAACTACGCACGGCACCTGCGTGTGCGTCACCTGGCCGAAGCGTGCCGGCGTACGCCCGCGGAGGTGCAGGCCGCGTTGTTCGACAGCGGACTGGAGCGGCGCCATGACGAGGGCATGGACAGCAGTGCCTACCTGCAGGAATTGAGCGCCACGCTGGGCACGGAGATCAGCGTCGCGCAGTGGCAGGCCGCACGCATCGCCGCTTCACCGCCCCAACACGGCGTGATCGAGCGCGTGCAACGCATCGCCGGCGCGTTGCCGATCGCGATCCTCACCAACAACGGCGCGCTGATGGCGAAGACGATTCCGCAGATCCTGCCGGGCCTTGCCGCAGCGCTGGACGGCCGCATCCTGTGCAGCGGCGAACTGGGCGGGCGAAAGCCCGACCCGACCGTGTTCCTTCACGCGGTGGATCGGCTCAACGCACGCCCCACCCACACCCTGTTCGTCGACGACCTGTTCGTCAACGTGCGCGGTGCCCGCCAGGCCGGCCTGCATGCCGACACCGCCCACGGCAGCCGCAGCTTCGGCAAGCTCATGCACCGGTTCGGCCTGGATGCCTGA
- a CDS encoding acetylornithine transaminase: protein MTAAAPDPLLSLSHYYLPVYKPRQVVLERGQGARVWDTQGREFIDLAAGIAVCGLGHNDPDLKAALIEQAGKLWHTSNVFYSEPPLRLAEELVTASRFAERVFLCNSGAEANEVAIKLVRKWAASQGRPAHQRVIVTFRGSFHGRTLAAVTATAQPKYQEGYEPLPGGFRYVDFNDEVQLETAMAAGDVAAVMLEPIQGEGGVMPAKPGFMKRIRELCDQHNALMVLDEIQVGMGRTGTLFAHWQDEVKPDIVTLAKALGGGFPIGAMLAGPKVAEAMQFGAHGTTFGGNPLAAAVARVALRKLSSPEIARNVSRQSQALRDGLGKINDEFKVFGQVRGRGLMLGAVLDKDFAGQAGAILDHAADQGLLTLQAGPDVLRFVPALNITDEEVAEGLKRLRAAVQSYIASR, encoded by the coding sequence ATGACCGCCGCTGCCCCCGATCCGCTCCTGTCCCTGTCGCATTACTACCTGCCGGTCTACAAGCCGCGCCAGGTGGTGCTTGAGCGCGGCCAGGGCGCCCGCGTCTGGGACACCCAGGGCCGTGAGTTCATCGACCTGGCCGCCGGCATTGCCGTGTGCGGGCTGGGCCACAACGACCCGGACCTGAAGGCCGCGCTGATCGAGCAGGCCGGCAAGCTGTGGCACACCAGTAACGTCTTCTACAGTGAACCGCCGCTGCGCCTGGCCGAAGAACTGGTCACCGCCTCGCGCTTCGCCGAGCGGGTGTTCCTGTGCAATTCCGGCGCCGAAGCCAATGAAGTGGCGATCAAGCTGGTGCGCAAGTGGGCCGCTTCCCAGGGACGCCCAGCCCACCAGCGGGTGATCGTGACCTTCCGCGGGAGCTTCCACGGCCGCACCCTGGCGGCAGTGACCGCCACCGCACAGCCGAAGTACCAGGAAGGCTACGAGCCGCTGCCCGGTGGCTTCCGCTACGTCGACTTCAACGACGAGGTGCAGCTGGAAACCGCGATGGCCGCCGGCGACGTCGCCGCGGTGATGCTGGAGCCGATCCAGGGCGAGGGCGGGGTGATGCCGGCCAAGCCGGGCTTCATGAAGCGCATCCGCGAGCTGTGCGACCAGCACAACGCGCTGATGGTGCTGGACGAGATCCAGGTGGGCATGGGCCGCACCGGCACCCTGTTCGCGCACTGGCAGGACGAGGTCAAACCCGACATCGTGACCCTGGCCAAGGCGCTGGGCGGTGGTTTCCCGATCGGCGCGATGCTGGCCGGGCCGAAGGTGGCCGAGGCGATGCAGTTCGGCGCGCACGGCACCACCTTCGGTGGCAACCCGCTGGCCGCTGCGGTGGCCCGGGTGGCGCTGCGCAAGCTGTCCTCGCCGGAGATCGCGCGCAACGTGAGCCGCCAGTCGCAGGCGCTGCGCGATGGACTGGGGAAGATCAACGACGAGTTCAAGGTGTTCGGCCAGGTGCGCGGTCGCGGCCTGATGCTGGGCGCGGTGCTGGACAAGGACTTCGCCGGCCAGGCCGGCGCGATCCTGGATCATGCGGCCGATCAGGGGCTGCTGACGCTGCAGGCCGGGCCGGATGTGCTGCGCTTCGTGCCGGCGTTGAACATCACCGATGAAGAAGTCGCCGAAGGCCTGAAGCGCCTGCGGGCTGCGGTGCAGTCGTACATCGCGTCGCGCTGA
- a CDS encoding ion transporter, whose amino-acid sequence MHPFRAPQLNPATETGWRRTWFDIIYRHDTRPSRNFDLLLVYAIIASVLVVMFDSVQRFHIEHASWLYVVEWGFTILFTAEYLLRLVVVKRPLRYAFSIWGIIDLASILPTYLSLFIPGAQSLLVVRALRILRVFRILKLTRYIEESGVLMESLWRSRRKILLFLFTVVTITIIAGTLMYVIEGPNHGFTSIPSAMYWAVVTMATVGFGDIVPQTVLGRFVTSVLILIGYSIIAVPTGIYTAELANTMRDAERAAKRDARGCPSCGLEGHETEAKYCRRCGHALPETFNT is encoded by the coding sequence ATGCACCCCTTCCGCGCCCCCCAGCTCAACCCCGCGACCGAGACCGGCTGGCGCCGGACCTGGTTCGACATCATTTACCGGCACGATACCCGGCCCTCGCGCAACTTCGACCTGCTGCTGGTCTACGCGATCATCGCCAGCGTGCTGGTGGTGATGTTCGACAGCGTGCAGCGCTTCCATATCGAACATGCCAGCTGGCTGTACGTGGTGGAGTGGGGCTTCACCATCCTGTTCACCGCCGAATACCTGCTGCGCCTGGTGGTGGTGAAGCGGCCACTCCGCTATGCCTTCAGCATCTGGGGCATCATCGACCTGGCCTCGATCCTGCCCACCTATCTGTCGCTTTTCATTCCCGGTGCGCAGAGCCTGCTGGTGGTGCGCGCGCTGCGCATCCTGCGCGTGTTCCGCATCCTCAAGCTGACCCGCTACATCGAAGAAAGCGGCGTGCTGATGGAGTCGCTCTGGCGCAGCCGGCGCAAGATCCTGCTGTTCCTGTTCACGGTGGTCACCATCACCATCATCGCCGGCACCTTGATGTACGTGATCGAAGGGCCGAACCATGGTTTCACCAGCATTCCCAGTGCGATGTACTGGGCGGTGGTGACGATGGCCACGGTGGGATTTGGCGACATCGTGCCGCAGACGGTGCTGGGGCGGTTCGTGACCTCGGTATTGATCCTGATCGGTTACAGCATCATCGCGGTGCCGACCGGCATCTACACCGCCGAGCTGGCCAATACGATGCGGGACGCAGAGCGTGCCGCCAAGCGCGACGCACGGGGGTGCCCTTCGTGCGGGTTGGAAGGGCATGAAACGGAGGCGAAGTATTGCCGGCGGTGTGGGCATGCGTTGCCGGAGACGTTCAATACATGA